In bacterium, the genomic stretch ACCAACTTTTGGAGTCCAGATGCTGAAGAATTACACGCCGACCCCGAACAAATCAAACGACAAGAATCGGCAATGCAGGTAAACCTCGATCCCATGCAAATTGACTTAGAAACATCAACCTGTGCAATCAAGGATTATGTTGTTTCCCTTGATTCATGCACCTGCAAAGATGCCTCACTCAGACGATTACCATGCAAGCATATGTATAGGCTTGCACACGAGTTAGGCGTCTTCGATCTGGGTGCAGTAAACGTAGACGGAACTCCACCCCAAACAATATTAAAATCTGCAAAGGATCCCGCCAAAGCACCATACTATAATGGCTTCACATGGGCTGTGCCAAAAGCATTTCAAGAAGCGCTTGAGTTTTGCCACTTCATGCAAGGTGACATCCTGTATGACAATGCGTCAGCCTACTCATGCAAATGGTCTGAAGCGGCGGCAAATTTTAGATATAGTATTCAGGTAAAGGCTCCATCCAGAGGAACAAGTGTTGGGAAATTCGAGGACAATTGGAATCACACCGTTTGTGTGGTATTAACTGATCATCGCAAAATGCCAGCCGAATTCCCTGAGCAGATATGGACAACACAAGGCAGACTGTATACACTACTTCAAACCGGCGATATCTCGATCATTAACAAGGATTCATTTGCGCCATTACCGCCATTACGATCACATGCCCTATT encodes the following:
- a CDS encoding SWIM zinc finger domain-containing protein, giving the protein MGNVTNFWSPDAEELHADPEQIKRQESAMQVNLDPMQIDLETSTCAIKDYVVSLDSCTCKDASLRRLPCKHMYRLAHELGVFDLGAVNVDGTPPQTILKSAKDPAKAPYYNGFTWAVPKAFQEALEFCHFMQGDILYDNASAYSCKWSEAAANFRYSIQVKAPSRGTSVGKFEDNWNHTVCVVLTDHRKMPAEFPEQIWTTQGRLYTLLQTGDISIINKDSFAPLPPLRSHALLKAMTVSSFKIKAESYVAQICKNGTNLSCFMMPYDSSVALSRLKFLWIKSAFPSDRTFLRFPTPTNLQVDAYQRFSPTLRIACFLFAGYEKHAVLKILKDVLYKPDQTKTSNADRFRLNAHGVFIQHMSK